TTTTAATTGCAATTGTAAAAACAGCTATAAGCTCTTCAGCATTTTGCCCGACTATAGATGCACCTGTAATTACTTGTGATATTTTATCAAAGAATATTTTTACAAAGCCGTTGCGTTCATTTTCTAAAAATGCGCGAGAGTTTGCAGAAATTGGAAATTTTACACTTTCGCTTTGGCTGTTGTTTTGTGTTTGTCCAACCCATGCCGCCTGAGGAAATGAAAAAACGGCCCATGGGATAGCCGAATAATCAACCGTTTGTTTTGCGCCAAGAGCATTTTCTGCTGCGGCAATGCCTTGTGCCGAAGCAACATGGGCAAGCGCGGCTTTAGCGGTAACATCGCCCGCGGCATAAATGTTTTTAATATTCGTGCACATAAACTCATCTACAGGTATGTAATTTTGCGTGGAGTTTATGAGAGCGTTATTAAGTGATAACTTGTTTAACACAGGCCTTCTTCCAGATGACACTAAAATTTTTTCAAAATCAGCAAAGTTGACATCAAAACTGTTTGTGCCTTTAAGTATTTTTACCCCTTGTCGCAATAAATTTTTCTCTATCTCGGTTGCTAAATCTATATCGGCAGAAGGCAAAATTTGTTTTTGAATCTCCAGTAATGTAACAGTACTGCCAAATTCAGAAAATATTGATGCAAACTCTACCCCAACCGCACCGGCGCCGATAATTAAAAGCGATTGCGGGAGTTTATCTAACTTAAGAATTTCATTTGAAGTTAGAAGTTTGCTTTGGTCTATATTTATGTTGCTTGGTATTGACGGTTCTGCTCCGCTTGCAATGATAATTTTTTTTGCCGTTATTGTTCTATTGCCGTTGTTATTTTCAATTAGTATGGTGTTTGCGTCTTTAAAACTTGCAGTGCCTTCAATTACTTCTATTTTGTAGCTGTTAATTGTTGCAAGTAAACCTTTGCGAAGTGCGGATATATTTTTTTTAAGTAAGCTGTTTGCTAATGAAAAATTAAACTCTGAATTTGCACAAGTTATTGCGTATGAGGAAGTTTTTGATTGCTTCTTTTTTGTTTTCGCAACTTCCCAGAGAAATTTTGTTGGAATACAGCCACGGTTTAGGCAAGTTCCCCCAATAAGAGAATTATCTATTAATGCCGTTTTTGCCTTAAGTTGGGCAGATCTTATTGCTGCACTATGCCCGGCAGGCCCTGAACCTATAATTGCAACATCAAAATTTTCTATCATATAATTTAAGTTACTAGAAATAAAAATAGACCCCTTTTGGGTCGCGTAGTTATGTTACAATAATCAACTTTACAAAGCAAATTTATGTTTTTAAACTTGACTTAAAAAGGAAAAAATTAAACTTCTTTTTTTAGATAAACAACGCGTTGCGGGAAGGGTATTTCTATGTTTTCTTGGTTAAAGCGTTTGTGCAAGCGTTTAATAAACTCGTGTGTTAGCAGATATTGTTCGCTAAACTGTTTTATTCTAAAAACAACCTTAAATGAGATTGCCGAGTCGCCAAATGAGGTAAAACGCAGGACTGGATCTGTTGAGCAAAGTGCGTCTGGGAGTGCCTTAATGGTTTGCGATGCAACTTCTAATGCTACTTTTTCAACAAAATCTAAGTTGCTTGTATAGCTTACCGAACAATCAACCGAGGCCGCCATCTCTCTTTCTATTTGATCAAAGTTAACAACAGTTGATGATGCCAATTTTGAATTTGGAATTATTACAATATTATTATTTAATTGTTTTATTCTAGTTGAGCGCCAACCAATGTCAAGGACAACGCCTTCTTGCCCACCATCTGTTTTTATGTAGTCGCCGGTTAAGATTTGTTTACTTGCCAATATGTGAAAACCGGCAAATAAATTTGATAGTGTTTCTTGTAGAGCCAATGCTACTGCAAGTGAGCCAACTCCAAGCGCTGTAAGCAACGGGGCTATTGAAACACCAAGGTGAGACAGTAACATTAGCACACCAAGCGCTATTATTACAATTTTTGCCGTATTTTCTATGAGTGAACTTGAAGGCAGTTTAAGTGCGTCGTTGTTTGTATATGTCTTAATAAGTAATGCCGTGAAATTTGATGTAAGAAGTGTTGCAGATATAATCCATAAGGATATGAGTGCTTTGTTAATTAGTGGAAAATTTAAACCTGGCAGTTGCACAGCCGAGAATGCAAAATAAGAGCCAATTAACATTGACCAAAATATTATATGCGGGCCGCTTGTGGCAATTACAATATCGTCAAGTTGTGTTTTTGTGTTTTTTGCGACCTTTGTAAAATACGCGAAAATTATTTTTTTGAAAATATACCCCACAAAAACAGAAAAAAGCACAATTGCAGCAACTTTAGACATTGCAATCCAATTAATTTGCAGGTAGTTTAACAAGTGTGCTTTCATTGGTTTATCACCTTGATGGTTTTTCTGCTTTTTTCTGGCAGGCTATACAGCAACGCACCCAAGGCAAAGCTTCTAAGCGCGCAGGTGCAATTTTGCATTGACAAAGTTCACAGTTTCCGTATGTGGCTTTTTCAATTCTTCTTAGTGCAAGTTCTATTTCGTCAAGTATAACTCTTTCATTATCGGCTAATTCAAAAAGCATTTCTTTTTCGGCATTTTGTGTGGCACTGTCAATTTCGTCGCCAATTTCGGCATCTATAAGGTCGTGTTCTTTTGATGATTTTACAATGCTTACAAGATCTTTACGCTTTTCCAGCAGAATTTTTTTGAATTTTGCAGCATCTTTTTTGTTCATTTTCAACTCCCATTTTAGTTTTGTCTTATTGTTAGTTTGATACAATTTTTACTGTTCTAAGTTGATCGGTCTCCTGGCCGCTTATTCTAATGTCTTTTGCAGATATATCCAGAAGATATTCACAAATTTCTTTAGTTATTCTTTCCCCGGGTATAAGAACCGGTATGCCAGGAGGGTATGGTGTTAGAGTTTGTGCTGCAATTCGTCCAATAGCCTTTTTTAGAGGCACTCTTTTGATTTTTGAAGAAAGAAAAACTTCTCTTGGCATTAATACCATTTCAGTTGCAAGAGATGGTATTTGCAAAATCCAGTTTTTTTGGTTCCCTTTATATTTTTTTTCAAAGTCTTCTAACGCATTTACAAGGATTGTTACATCTTTTCTGGTGGAGCCTATGCCCATTATGGCAATCAAGTTAAAAATATCAGCACAGTCAACCTGAACATTATATTCCTTTGCCAATATGTCTTCAATATGATAACCGGTAAAGCCTGTTCTGGTTACATTTATTGTAAGCTTTGTCAGGTCAAGGTCGTAACCTTGTTTTCTTATTTCTTGGCGGCTGAAGCAATAAAAGTTATTTAGTTTTGCAATTCGCCTTCTTGCATATTCAGCATGGCTTATAACTTTGTCTAACATCTGGTAGCCGTGCAGCCATGCCTGTCTGCGTGCCATATCTATGCTTGCAAGTGTAAGATAATTTGGGCTGGTGGTTTGAAGCATTGATACAACTTTTTTAACACGGTTTAAATCTATAAGGTTTGATTTAAAGTGTAGCACGGAACCTTGCGATATGGCTGAAAGAATTTTATGTGTTGACTGAACACAAAGGTCTGCGCCCGCGTCAACAGCGGATATAGGAAGTTCCTTGTTAAACTTAAGGTGTGGTCCATGTGCTTCGTCAACTAAAAGAATTTTACCGCGGCTGTGGCAGATGTCAGCTATTTTTTGCAGGTCTGTTGTTATTCCGTTATAGGTTGGGCTGGTTATAAATACTGCTTTTGCTTCCGGATATTGGTTAAGAGCATTTTCTATTTGCTCGGGTGATGAGTCAAAAATAATGTCTAAATTTTGATCAATTTTTGGCTGAATCCATATTGGCCAAACACCTGAAAGAATAAGCCCGGCCATTATAGATTTATGAGCATTGCGTGACACTATAACCGAGTCACCCGGGTTGCATGCTGAAAGGAACATAGACATATTTCCGCCAGAAGAACCATTTACAAGAAAGAAAGAATGCTCAACGCCATAAAGCTCTGCCATAAGTTCCTGAGCTTTTTTTATT
The sequence above is a segment of the Endomicrobiales bacterium genome. Coding sequences within it:
- a CDS encoding NAD(P)/FAD-dependent oxidoreductase; this translates as MIENFDVAIIGSGPAGHSAAIRSAQLKAKTALIDNSLIGGTCLNRGCIPTKFLWEVAKTKKKQSKTSSYAITCANSEFNFSLANSLLKKNISALRKGLLATINSYKIEVIEGTASFKDANTILIENNNGNRTITAKKIIIASGAEPSIPSNINIDQSKLLTSNEILKLDKLPQSLLIIGAGAVGVEFASIFSEFGSTVTLLEIQKQILPSADIDLATEIEKNLLRQGVKILKGTNSFDVNFADFEKILVSSGRRPVLNKLSLNNALINSTQNYIPVDEFMCTNIKNIYAAGDVTAKAALAHVASAQGIAAAENALGAKQTVDYSAIPWAVFSFPQAAWVGQTQNNSQSESVKFPISANSRAFLENERNGFVKIFFDKISQVITGASIVGQNAEELIAVFTIAIKNKMLISSLKRELFFHPSISEAINSSCEVANYGAIELPLCSNPHFVIGLRTEAKEMEAVLTKKL
- a CDS encoding mechanosensitive ion channel family protein, yielding MKAHLLNYLQINWIAMSKVAAIVLFSVFVGYIFKKIIFAYFTKVAKNTKTQLDDIVIATSGPHIIFWSMLIGSYFAFSAVQLPGLNFPLINKALISLWIISATLLTSNFTALLIKTYTNNDALKLPSSSLIENTAKIVIIALGVLMLLSHLGVSIAPLLTALGVGSLAVALALQETLSNLFAGFHILASKQILTGDYIKTDGGQEGVVLDIGWRSTRIKQLNNNIVIIPNSKLASSTVVNFDQIEREMAASVDCSVSYTSNLDFVEKVALEVASQTIKALPDALCSTDPVLRFTSFGDSAISFKVVFRIKQFSEQYLLTHEFIKRLHKRFNQENIEIPFPQRVVYLKKEV
- a CDS encoding TraR/DksA family transcriptional regulator encodes the protein MNKKDAAKFKKILLEKRKDLVSIVKSSKEHDLIDAEIGDEIDSATQNAEKEMLFELADNERVILDEIELALRRIEKATYGNCELCQCKIAPARLEALPWVRCCIACQKKAEKPSR
- a CDS encoding aminotransferase class I/II-fold pyridoxal phosphate-dependent enzyme, which produces MNKQDKAPLFETLLAHAKRDVVSFHTPGHKNGHGIDQRLKAFTGKNMYTMDVTIFPEVDSLHDPTGPIKKAQELMAELYGVEHSFFLVNGSSGGNMSMFLSACNPGDSVIVSRNAHKSIMAGLILSGVWPIWIQPKIDQNLDIIFDSSPEQIENALNQYPEAKAVFITSPTYNGITTDLQKIADICHSRGKILLVDEAHGPHLKFNKELPISAVDAGADLCVQSTHKILSAISQGSVLHFKSNLIDLNRVKKVVSMLQTTSPNYLTLASIDMARRQAWLHGYQMLDKVISHAEYARRRIAKLNNFYCFSRQEIRKQGYDLDLTKLTINVTRTGFTGYHIEDILAKEYNVQVDCADIFNLIAIMGIGSTRKDVTILVNALEDFEKKYKGNQKNWILQIPSLATEMVLMPREVFLSSKIKRVPLKKAIGRIAAQTLTPYPPGIPVLIPGERITKEICEYLLDISAKDIRISGQETDQLRTVKIVSN